A stretch of DNA from Staphylococcus equorum:
ATAAAAATTATTGGTTTAATAAAGTATTGAATTTTGAAATTACTGATTTTTTACCAAAGTTACAAAATGAAAATTATAAATCAGTAAGAAAATCTTATTCTCTTACTGAAGATGAATTTAAGTTCCTTCATAAAATGTGCAGTGATTATTCTATTAGTATTAGTACAATGTTTATGTCTTTAATGCATTTATATGTTAGTAAATTATCGAATAAGAAGCAAAATTCAATTGGTTTAATGGTACATAATAGAAGTAGTAACATCGAAAAAGAAACTTGTGGTCTTTTTACAAAAGCGCTACCATTAATTGTTGAAATAAACCCTGAGCAAACTGTTGAAAGTTTTATCAACTTAGTTAAAAAAGAGAACTTCACTTTACTAAAACATAGAAAAATACCTACTACATTATTAATAGAACAAAATAAGGAAAAAGATGTAACGGCCTTAGCTGATTTTGCTATTTCATATCATAATATGCAATATGATAATGAAATTACAAAAGAAGGTTTTAAAGAGGAATGGTTATTAAATGAAGCAAATCTTTACAACAAATTAAATATGAATATTAGTAATAGAAATAATGAGAATACATTGCATATCGATTATGACTTCAGCACATTCTATCTAAGCGAGACTTATATTGAACAAATGCATTATAGTTTAATGGATATTTTAGTTCAATTTCATAATAATCCGCACACATGCTTAAACGACATAGACGTTGTTCCTTTTAAATGAGGTCGATAATTCATGGTAAATATTACTTTGTTTTGTATTCCACATGCAGGGGCAATAAATTTATATTTCACCCCTAAAATATAAACTTCAAAAATGATATTGCTTTAAAACCATTAGAACTTCCAGGTCATGGAGAAAGATTAAGGCTCTTTGTTAAAGAGGATTGATACAATTTTTTGAGATTAGGCAACCTTATGTTGCTTAATCTCTTTTTTGCTTGAAGAAGCATAAAGTATTGAAGTTAGTAAAATACGGCTCATACATATCAAGTGTATGAGTCAAAACTTTGTACCTTTCTGTTAAGTGAAACGGTAAATATTTTTCATGAGTGTAATTTTCTATCTTTTACGATATCCATGACTTTATATGTTGTTGCGTCGCAAAAGATGAAACTATTAACACTTGTCCACATGTTTAACGCATTTAAATTCATCCATCTTATTTTCAATGATAGATATTTTTTGCGCTTTTTTATACCAAAAAACAGGACTGATTTTTAAGTCTGTCCTGTTTAGTATAGATCCTAAAAAATAAAAACGAGGTAGCAAAATAAAATTTGCTACCTCATTTTGTTAGAAATTATTTTTTGTATGATTAATCATTATATTTAATGTATTTTCACTTGTTGGTTCCCACTGGAAATTCAATTTTTCTAGTATGAAATTAGTTTTATAATCCAAAATTTCAAAATGTGCTTTATTAAATAATGTATTGTCTAAGATACCTGTATGCAGTAGAAATGCATTGACTTCATCACTCATTACACCAAGATTTATACATTCCATTAAGTGATCCAAAAAAGCATCCCAATAAACAGCTTCTATATAATGGTTGTTCTCATTATATACTGCCATTAATTTCTGGAGTGATAAGCGCTTGTTGTTATAAATGTGATGGATTTCATTGCTTAATTGATCATTCAATATTAATTTATTACATGCTTTTGCAGCTTGGTCCACATGAGTAAATTCTAAGTCATCTTCTTCGAGCCTTGGAAACTTTTGAAGCATCTTGAATGATTTTATAACACTATAAAAAGCATTGTTTTCTTCATTTTTTTGAAAAATTCCTGTTCTAGAGTCACATTGTAAGTTACCTAGTCTATAAATGTTCGTCTCAATGCCTTCTTCACGATAAGCAATAAGTAATTTTTCAGCTTCTATTTTACTATCAATATAAATATTATTTGGTTTTTGAGAAATATCCACGTCATATTCAGAAAAAGTACTACTATCTTTATCCTCTATACTGCCTGAAGCTATACTAATTGTAGACATATGGTGAATTTCTTTTTTATTTTTATCTTTTGCAAACGATATTAAGTTGTGGATTGATTTAACATTTGTGTTATAAGAAGACTCTTCTGTCGCAAAATGATTTACATTTGCTGCTGCATTTATAATAATATCTATATTATTTACTAAATAATCATAATTGCTATTAGAAAAACCTAAATATTTTGATTCAATATCGCCCTCTACAAAATGAATACGACTCAAATCCTCTGTTTTTAATTGAGAATTAAAGTAATAGAACCAATTGTTATTTAATTTGTTCTCACCACTTATTTTTTCACTATTTCTCACTAAGACATAAATAATTAAATCTTTACGTTCTAGTAGATCTTTTAATATATGGATACCTAAATAACCTGTAGCTCCTGTCAATAATATTTGTTTATCTGATTTAACTACATCTTTATCAATAAATTTATAATTTTCATTACTTTTCACTTTGTAATCATTGATTTCAGATATAAAGTCACTATTAAAATGATGTTCATTCTTAACATTCGGAATTTTTAATGCGTCTAATTTTGTCATTACATTCATTTCTTCACGTTCAACCAACGCTTTACTTATAGATGCAATGGTCTGTAACTCAAAGATGTCTTTAATTGATATATTATATGATTTAGATATTAAAGATGTTAACTTTATAGCCTTAAGTGAATCTCCTCCCATTTCGAAGAAATTATCATGAATACTAATTTGATCCACATGTAATACTGCTTCAAACGTTTTTGCTACAGCACTTTCCATATCATTTGTCGGCGCTACATATACTTTACTTTCAACTTTAATTTCTGGTAAAGCTTTTTTATTCAGCTTTCCATTTGAAGTTACTGGCAGTTCATCAAGTTGCGTCATATATGCAGGTATCATATAATCTGGTAACTTTTGACCTAAAGATGTTTTTAAAGATCCAAAATCAAGTGAGTCATCTGATACTAAATACGCACAAATAGATAGTTCATTATCAACCATCGGTCTCGCTACAATCGCTACATCATTGATATGAGTATGTTGTCTTAAAATACTTTCTATTTCACCCAATTCAATACGATAACCGCGTATTTTAACTTGTTCATCTATACGGCCTATATAAATAATATTGCCGTCGCCATTCCATTTCGCTAAATCTCCCGTACGATATAATTTACCTTTCCCAAATGGATTATCAATAAATTTCTCTTGTGTTAATTCAGGACGATTTAAATAACCTGCTGTGACACCGACACCTGCAATACAAAGTTCACCAGGCACTCCGATACCCATTATATTATTATCTTCATTTAAAATATAAGCTTGAATATTGGAGATTGGTTTGCCGATTGGAATCGAATCATATGTTTTATGATTTTCACAGTCAAAACTTGTTACGTCAACGGTTGTTTCAGTAGGGCCATATAGGTTGAGTAAGGCAGTATTGTTTTTATTTCCAATAAAATGATTAAAGTCATTAACTTGTTCCGGTTTTAATGCTTCTCCACTAGCTAAAACATATTTTAGTTTCGAAATGGCTTGTGCGTTGTTTGTAGATTTAATAAAATTAACAAACATATTTAACATCGACGGCACGAAGTGAACCATCGCTACTGAGTAACCTTCTAATAATTCAGTTATTTTTTCAGGGTTCCCTTCTTCTCCAGAAGGTAGTAGAACAATTTGACTACCAAGCATTGCCCAGCCAAAGATTTCCCATACTGAAACATCGAATGTATAAGGCGTTTTAAATAATATTGTATCTTCACCATCGACATTATATTTATTTATCACCCAGTTTAAACGGTTCATAACGCCTTCACTATGCGCCATAACGCCCTTCGGTTTTCCAGTTGTACCTGAAGTATAAATAACATACATTAAGTTAGACTCATCTGAAATTTGTTTTAAATTAGAAGTTGGGAATGCTTCTAACCTTGTTGTTTCAGTTAAATCAATGACTTTATTTCCATAATTTATAGCTTCATCTAATTCTCGATCTGTTAATAAAACCTTCGGTTGACTATCTTCTAAAATATAATTAATGCGGTCAATTGGGTACTTAGGATCGATTGGAACATAAGCACCACCTGCTTTTAAAATCCCATAAATACCAATAATCGTTTCAAGTTGTCGATCCATAATTAAGGCAATTAAACTGTTAGCTCCAACACCTTCAGCTCTTAATTGATAGGCAAGCTGATTCGCACGTGCGTTTAACTCATCATAATTTAAACTTTCACCTTCATACGTAATGGCTGTTTGATAAGGCGTTGCTTTCACTTGTTTTTCAAAACGCTCTACAAATGTTTCCTTATTATTTAAACTAGCCTCTGTATCATTAAATTTATCAAAAATAACTGCTTTTTCTTCTTTAGTTATCATCTCAATCTCAGTCATTTTTTGAGAAGGATCCTTTGTAATTTCAACTAAAATTTCCATAAAGTGTTTCAACATACGCTCTATCGTCGCTTTACTAAATAATTCACTTGCATATTCTAATGAAACTTTATACCCTTCATTTTCTTCAATTGTCATACTCAAATCAAATTTCGCATTTGTATGTGATGCTTCTTTAATTTCAACAGACCAATCATTAATTTCAAATGCTTGATTATCATTATTTTGTAAGGCGAATAATACATCGAATAAAGGATTACGACTTAAATCGCTTCTTTCTACTACTTCTTCTACTAAATCTTCGAGTGGATACTCTTGATTATCAAAAGCTTTTATAGAAAGGTTTTTCACTTCTGACAATAGTTGCTCGAACGATTTATCCCGTTCTGGATAGCTTCTCATTGCCAACGTGTTAACAAACATACCTAATATATCTTCGGTATCTTTATGTGTTCTTCCGGAGACAGGGCTACCAATGACTATATCTTCTTGCCTACTATATTTATGAAGTAATACCATAAATGATGCCGATAAAATCATGTAATCTGTACTACCTGTTGTTTGCGCAAGCTGATGAATCGCTTTCTTAGTTTCATTAGGCATGTGCATTGACATTGTTCTACCTTTAAAACTTTGCTGTTTAAGTCTAGGGTAATCATAAGGTAAATCTAAAACAGGTGCTTCCTTTTCAAATTGTGATAACCAAAATGAACGTTGTTGACTTAAATCACGTTCACGCATCCATTCACTATAGTCTCTATAACGTATTTTCAATTCTTCTAATGCTTGGTTTTGATACAATCTCGAAAAATCTTTGATAATAATATTAATAGATAGACCATCTGAAATGATATGGTGCATATCAAATAATAAGAGATATTTTTGTTCGTCACTTTTCACTACTTTTACTCTTAATAGCGGCGCCTGTGCTAAGTCAAATGGACTTACAAATTCACTTAACAGAGTATCATCGTTAACTTCCATTTCCTCTTCATAATCTATATTTATAGATACACTATCCTCAATAATTTGAACAGGTTCTCCTTCAAACACTTCAAAACGTGTCCTTAAAATTTCATGATGGTTAATTAAACTCTGAAAAGCAAAACGTACACGTTCAATATCTACTTCACCTTTAATTTCAAATATTCCAGGCATATTGTAAGCCGTTTGTCCCTCTGTCATTTCATTTAAAACATATAATCTCTTCTGTTGTGAAGACACGTAATAAGCGGATTTATCTTCAGCTTGTGGAATATCTTGAATATTCGTATGGTCTTCACTATTTTTTATAAACTCAGCTAATTGGGCAACCGTTGGTTTCTCAAAGATAATTTTTAATGGTAATCTGATTCCAATATAATGTTCAATTTCATTGATTACACTAATGGCTTTAAGTGAATGTCCTCCCATTTCGAAGAAATTATCATGAATACTAACTTGATCCACATGTAATACTGCTTCAAACGTTTCTGCTACAGCGCTTTCCATATCATTTGTCGGCGCTACATATACTTTACTTTCAACTTTAATTTCTGGTAAAGCTTTTTTATTCAGCTTTCCATTTGAAGTTACTGGCAGTTCATCAAGTTGCGTCATATATGCAGGTATCATATAATCTGGTAACTTTTGACCTAAAGATGTTTTTAAAGATCCAAAATCAAGTGAGTCATCTGATACTAAATACGCACAAATAGATAGTTCATTATCAACCATCGGTCTCGCTACAATCGCTACATCATTGATATGAGTATGTTGTCTTAAAATACTTTCTATTTCACCCAATTCAATACGATAACCGCGTATTTTAACTTGTTCATCTATACGGCCTATATAAATAATATTGCCGTCGCCATTCCATTTCGCTAAATCTCCCGTACGATATAATTTACCTTTCCCAAATGGATTATCAATAAATTTCTCTTGTGTTAATTCAGGACGATTTAAATAACCTGCTGTGACACCGACACCTGCAATACAAAGTTCACCAGGCACTCCGATACCCATTATATTATTATCTTCATTTAAAATATAAGCTTGAATATTGGAGATTGGTTTGCCGATTGGAATCGAATCATATGTTTTATGATTTTCACAGTCAAAACTTGTTACGTCAACGGTTGTTTCAGTAGGGCCATATAGGTTGAGTAAGGCAGTATTGTTTTTATTTCCAATAAAATGATTAAAGTCATTAACTTGTTCCGGTTTTAATGCTTCTCCACTAGCTAAAACATATTTTAGTTTCGAAATGGCTTGTGCGTTGTTTGTAGATTTAATAAAATTAACAAACATATTTAACATCGACGGCACGAAGTGAACCATCGCTACTGAGTAACCTTCTAATAATTCAGTTATTTTTTCAGGGTTCCCTTCTTCTCCAGAAGGTAGTAGAACAATTTGACTACCAAGCATTGCCCAGCCAAAGATTTCCCATACTGAAACATCGAATGTATAAGGCGTTTTAAATAATATTGTATCTTCACCATCGACATTATATTTATTTATCACCCAGTTTAAACGGTTCATAACGCCTTCACTATGCGCCATAACGCCCTTCGGTTTTCCAGTTGTACCTGAAGTATAAATAACATACATTAAGTTAGACTCATCTGAAATTTGTTTTAAATTAGAAGTTGGGAATGCTTCTAACCTTGTTGTTTCAGTTAAATCAATGACTTTATTTCCATAATTTATAGCTTCATCTAATTCTCGATCTGTTAATAAAACCTTCGGTTGACTATCTTCTAAAATATAATTAATGCGGTCAATTGGGTACTTAGGATCGATTGGAACATAAGCACCACCTGCTTTTAAAATCCCATAAATACCAATAATCGTTTCAAGTTGTCGATCCATAATTAAGGCAATTAAACTGTTAGCTCCAACACCTTCAGCTCTTAATTGATAGGCAAGCTGATTCGCACGTGCGTTTAACTCATCATAATTTAAACTTTCACCTTCATACGTAATGGCTGTTTGATAAGGCGTTGCTTTCACTTGTTTTTCAAAACGCTCTACAAATGTTTCCTTATTATTTAAACTAGCCTCTGTATCATTAAATTCATTTAAAATTGTATATTTCTCATTTTCATCCAATATCTCTATATTTTTGATTTTTGTATTTGGATTTTCTATTGCCTTATCCATGATTTTTAAAATAATATTATGTAAATCTATAATTTCTTTCTCATTCACAATAGCTGTTTGATAATCATAATCTACAGTTAAAGTGTTCTTTCGATTTCTATTACTAATATTCACAGTTAATGGCGCGTTATTTGAGCCATTTTCTATCCATTCATCTGAATAAACATTTTTTAAAACTTCATGACTGTATTGAGTATTTTGGTAAGAGATCAGACAGTCTAATAGTCCTTTTTGCCCACCACTATCTTCTACTATATTTCTATAAGGGTATTTTCTATGCTTTAATATATTGAAGGTTTCATATTTTGTTTGAGTTAATAAATCAGATATAGAATAATCACTAGAGACATCAATTATAATTGGCAACGCCCTTGAAAATACTCCTGTAACTCCTTTTTCTGCTTTTTTATTTCTATTATGCATTATCGACCCAACTGAAATTTTTTTCGATGCCGTTTTTTTATATTTTATAATAATCATCATAGCAGAGAATAAATTATTAATACTTATATTATTTTTTTCACAAAATTCGTGTATTCTATGGGTTTCAATATCAGACAAACTATAACTTTTTCTATTACTATGACCATTATTATCACTATTTTTCTCGAATAATTCATTGTCTTCTAAATTTTCAGTCTTTTTCAACCAGAAAGATTTATCTTTTTCAAATCTTTTAGTATTTTTATATTCTATTTCTTCTTCGATGTAATCAAAATATGTAGATTCTATTTCCTTGCTATTCGGTCCATCATTTAAATATTTACTTATTGTATTTGCAGCTACTGTTATACTCCATGCATCTGAAATGACATGATGTTCCATCAAAAATATTCCGATTTTTCCAGTAGGTAATTTCACTATTTTAAAGTCAAATAAGTCACTATCTGTTGAAAATAAATTTTTGCGTGCTTGTTCATTAATCCATTTGGTATACCCTACTTGATTATTCTTAAAGTCAACAAAATCAAATTTTTTGTCTTTATGTTCACTAATATATTGTTTATATTCACTCTTCACTTTTTTCAATTTAATTCTATAAGTTTCATGTGTTTTTATTAGATTATTTAATGCTTTTTCTATTTCTTCTATTTTAATACCAGGTTTAATATAAATAATAACTGATATATTATTAATACTATTATTTTCATAATATTCTTGTAGTTGAATAATCTCAGTTTGTGCATCTGATAAATTAATTGTTTCCATAATTAAACCCCCTTTTTTTATATCTTAAGATTAACATATTTTTTTAAAAAAATAACCTTTTATAACTTTTATTATTATTAAAATAAAGGTTATAAAAAGTTATAGATTGTAAATATTTTGTAAATATTTTATTGAAATCAAAAAATAATATTAATTAAAACAAACGTAGTGTAAAAACAGCCTATAGGAGCAGCTGGTTTACAACACTTTAATAAGTGATTTTTTTATATTTTGATAAGTAACCAATTCAATATCAGGTTCGGTGATATTTTTGCAACAAACAGCTACTTTGTAATTTGCGATAATATCTAACAATAGAAAATGATTTGTAATAACTTGATTATTGAACGACAGTTTAATGTTTTGTTTCCTATTAAGATCAAAAGATAAATCTTGAATATTCAAATATAAACCCTGTCCTACAAATTTAATATAGCTCTCTTTTAAGCACCAAATCGAAAAGAAATTTTCTTTATTATTGCTCAGCTTAGCGCGTTCACTATCATGTGTTATATCATTAAACAGCTTCTTATTTATGTCTTCTATTTGTTCTATATCGACCCCTACTGACGAATTGGAGATATAACAAGCCGCCCATTCATTTGAATGAGATAAATTAAAATGTACATTCTGTGCTTTTGCTAAAAAAGGTTTGCCATACTCATTTTCCTCAAAAATGAGTTCTTCAGGAGAAAATCCATAATCTTGTATCAGCGCATAATACAATAACAGTTCACTAACCAAAGCAAGCATTTTATCATTTTCAACATGTAACTTATGGATTCTGCTCCGCTTGTCGCCTTTTATACGATTTAAAAAACGTTTTTGTATAGCATCATAGTTTAAGTCACTAACATTTATTAAATATAACTTCATCTATTTGCTCCATTCTAACTAGGTTTAATACATATCGATTTACAAAAATATACAATGATATAAAAAGTTATTAAAAATATTATATTATCATTTACATAATAACACGTGGAAATAATTTTGATATTAAATATTTTTTAAGATTTTGTTATTGTAATAATAATTTATATCATACAGATATATTGGTTTTAGAAGAAACAAATTGATGGAAATAACAAAATATTATGTATACCCCCTTTTATATTGTATAGTGCGTATAAAAGAGTTAGGAGATGCTTGAATGAAAGTTAACAAAATAATTTATATGCTATTAGCCTTCTTTCTAGGTGGATTGGGCGTCCATAAATTTTACTCAAACAAAAGAAAAATAGGGATATTATATTTTGTGTTTTGTTGGACTGGTATTCCTGAAATCATTGGTATCGTAGAGGCGATTTTAACTGTTTTTAAAAAGGCAGATAGTAATGGTGATATAACAGTATAAAGAAATTTAAAATTCCAGTTCCCAAAGAATCTATTAATATAAAAAATAGCAGTGAAGTCCTCTATCATTATAGATTTCTTCACTGCTATCTTCTTATGTTTTAATTTTATAACAATTCAAACATTTATATTGTTAAGAATTCTGAGCGTTGTTTCTCACGCTTATCAATTACAATTTGTGACGTTTTAACATCTAATTCTAATAATTTTTCGATATTTTGAGTTACGAATTCATCGCTTCCTACTATATAGAATAAGGCGTTTTTATCCATTGCAATATTTTCTAATTCTTCATAATATGATGCTCTACTATCCACAAATTGTGATGTGAATTTTTTATCTGGTACAGACTTAAATATATCTGTAAATAAGAATTCTCTAGACGAATCAACATTTATAGAATGTATTTTATTAACATCCTCAGCGTTCTCTAAATATTTAAGTACTATTGGTCTATATGTTGCCAAACCAACGCCAGAAGATAGTAAATACACATTTTTACTTTCTCTTTTTAGTGGAATATTTGAATGTGTTTTAAAAATTGCTACTTCCTGTCCAACTTCTAAATTATTTAAAATATTTTTAAACTCAGAACATTGTTTTCTTATTCTTGTAGTAATTCCAATTATATTCTCATTAGGAACGGTAGAAATCGACATATGGCGCACCAAGCTTTTATTTGGTTTTTCGCCTTCATTAAAGCCTTTTAAGCCCATGTGTGTATGAGATCCTTCTTCCCAAGTAAATCCCTCTGGGCAATCAAGTAAATACGTTTTAATTTCAGACGTTTCATTAATAATCTTATTTATTTTAGTCCAATATATCTGCATTTATATATTCTCCTCATCATTTACGATTAAATCTATTTATATAATATACTCCAAATGATAATAATTATCAATTAAAGCATATTACTGTTTATCGAAAATAATTTTACAGAAGTGATTTTCGCTATATTTAAAGCGTGAGTAGAAAAAAGGGCAGCTAACTCTCCTGTTGAATATATAGACATATTTTTCACCTCCTATTTTATTTAATAAACTATTACCCTGAGTAACAGTCAATATAAATAAACACTCTCATTATGTTTTCTACCAAATTATTTATGAAAAGTCGAAATATTTATACCCCTATACGGTATGTGTTATACTAAAATCATCTTATTACCAATTCTATAAATATAGGGGGTTTTATTATGGAACATAATGATCAACACCATAATCATGATGCTCATAGTCATCACGAACATGAGCATCATGACAGCCATAATGGTCATGCGCATCATCACGGCAATTTTAAAAATAAATTTTTTATTTCTTTAATTTTTGCAATACCTATTATTATTCTATCACCAATGATGGGTGTTACATTGCCATTCCAATTTTCATTTCCAGGTTCTGATTGGATTGTTTTAATCCTTGCTACAATTTTATTCTTTTACGGTGGCAAACCATTTTTAACAGGTGCTAAGGATGAGATTTCAACTAAAAAACCTGGCATGATGACGCTAGTTGCTTTAGGCATTTCAGTGGCTTATTTTTATAGTTTATATGCTTTTTACATGAATAATTTCACCGATTCCTCAACGCATACAATGGATTTTTTCTGGGAATTAGCGACTTTAATTTTAATTATGTTGTTAGGTCATTGGATTGAAATGAATGCTGTAGGTAAAGCAGGCAATGCATTGAAAAAAATGGCAGAACTGTTACCGAATATTGCAATTAAAGTGACAGAAGATGACCAACGTCATGAAGTTAAAATTGATAACATCAATATTGATGATATTGTTGAAGTTAAAGCTGGGGAAAGCATACCTACAGATGGCACAATCACTCAGGGCGAGACATCAATTGATGAATCATTAGTTACTGGTGAATCAAAAAAAGTTGCCAAAAAGTATAATGATGACGTTATTGGCGGCTCTATCAATGGTTCAGGCACAATACAAGTTAAAGTTACAGCCACTGGTGAAAATGGCTACCTATCTCAAGTTATGGGATTAGTTAATCAGGCGCAAAATGATAAGTCAAAAGCCGAGCTTCTCTCAGATCAAGTAGCAGGTTATTTATTTTATTTTGCAGTGAGCGTAGGGTTAATTTCATTTATTGTATGGATGCTTATTCAAAATGATATCGACTTCGCACTTGAAAGACTTGTTACTGTATTAGTTATTGCTTGTCCACACGCATTAGGACTGGCCATTCCATTAGTTACAGCACGCTCCACTTCTATAGGTGCACATAATGGCTTAATCATAAAAAACAGAGAATCTGTAGAAATTGCCCAACATATTGATTACGTTATGATGGATAAAACAGGAACACTTACTGAAGGTGATTTTACAGTAAATCACTATGAAAGTTTTACTGATGAATTCCATGAGGAGATAAT
This window harbors:
- a CDS encoding heavy metal translocating P-type ATPase, with the protein product MEHNDQHHNHDAHSHHEHEHHDSHNGHAHHHGNFKNKFFISLIFAIPIIILSPMMGVTLPFQFSFPGSDWIVLILATILFFYGGKPFLTGAKDEISTKKPGMMTLVALGISVAYFYSLYAFYMNNFTDSSTHTMDFFWELATLILIMLLGHWIEMNAVGKAGNALKKMAELLPNIAIKVTEDDQRHEVKIDNINIDDIVEVKAGESIPTDGTITQGETSIDESLVTGESKKVAKKYNDDVIGGSINGSGTIQVKVTATGENGYLSQVMGLVNQAQNDKSKAELLSDQVAGYLFYFAVSVGLISFIVWMLIQNDIDFALERLVTVLVIACPHALGLAIPLVTARSTSIGAHNGLIIKNRESVEIAQHIDYVMMDKTGTLTEGDFTVNHYESFTDEFHEEIILSLFASLESSSNHPLATGIVDFTKGKNISYANPKEVNNLPGVGLEGTVDNKILKITNASYLDNNNLKYNKEQFTHLAQQGNSISYLIHNQQVIGMIAQGDKIKESSQQMISDLLSRNITPVMLTGDNKEVAETVAKQLGINDVHAQLMPEDKESIIKAYQSRGSKIMMVGDGINDAPSLIRADIGMAIGAGTDVAVESGDVILVKSNPSDIINFFTLSKNTMRKTIQNLWWGAGYNVVAVPLAAGILAFIGLILSPAVGAILMSLSTVIVAINAFTLKLK